From the Deinococcus sonorensis KR-87 genome, the window GCGTGACGTGGCCGACGATCAGGTCAAGGGCTTCCTGGTGCGGCGCGGCACGCCCGGGTACACGGTGGAGAAGATACAGGGCAAGATCGCGCTGCGGATGGTGGAGAACGGCGAGATCACCCTCACGGACTGCCGGGTGCCGGACACCGACCGGCTGCAGAACGCGCCAAACTTCCGCACCACTGCCGACGTGCTGCGCCTGACGCGCGCCGGGGTGGCGTGGCAGGGGGTGGGCTGCGCGATGGGCGCTTACGAACTGGCCCTGCGCTACGCCCAGACGCGCCAGCAGTTCGGCAAGCCGATCGGGTCGTTTCAGCTGGTCCAGAACAATCTGGTGCACATGCTGGCCAACGTCACGGCGATGCAGACGCTGTGTCTGCGCCTGTCACAGATGGAGGACGCGGGCCAGATGCGCGACGAGCACGCGGCCCTGGCCAAGGTGATGACCGCCGCCCGCTGCCGCGAGACGGTGGCGCTGGCCCGCGAGACCTTCGGGGGCAACGGCATCCTGCTGGAGCACGGGGTGGCCAAGCACTTCTGTGACACCGAGGCGATCTACAGCTACGAAGGCACCAACGAGATCAACACCCTGGTGGTGGGACGCGCGGTCACGGGCCTGAGCGCCTTCGTGTGAGCGGCCGGGGCCGGGCGGCCTACTGGTCGCTCGACCCCGAGCGCCGGACACCCACCTCGTACACCGCCTGCCACGGCTTGTAGTTGGTGACGGTCCTGTCGGTGCGCACGCCGCTGGCATCCTTGATGGTGCGGGTGATGTACAGGTTGTAGCCGTCGGCGGCCCAGTCCACCTGCCGGGTCACGCCTGCGGGCAGCGCCGGATTTTGCACGTATTTGGCCCTCGGGTGCGGGGTATGGCCGGTGATGACCGCCCGGGAAACACTGACCTTGCGCGTCTGCGGGAGGCCCCAGACCTGAACGCTCAGGCTGGACTTCGCGTTGTTGTTGAGGGTGCGGATCAGCAGCGGGCCGCCGGTGTCATTTTGCAGGCGCAGGTCCTTGCCGGGGTCATAGACGGCCGCCTCGAACCCCACCTGCGGCTCGTAGTAGCCGACGCGGTAGCTATGCTGGTTGCGCTCCACGACCGGTAGGCCCGCCTGATACAGCGCCCGGAAGGTGGTGGTGCTGACCTGACAGACCCCGCCGCCCAGCCCGTCCACCGTCCGGCCCCCGGAAATGATCAGCCCGCCCACGAAGCCGTTGTCCTCGGAGATGCTGCCCAGGGCGTTCAGGAACGAAAAGGTGCCGCCCGGAGCCACCACCGTGCCGTCGATCTTGCTGGCGGCGTTCGCCACGTTGGTGCGGCGCTGCACGCTGGAGTGGTAGTAGGTGCTGGTGCCGGTGGCGATCAGCGTCAGCTTGTGCGGGTCCGGCAGCGACGCGACCGTCAGGGTTGGCTGGCTGGTCTGGACCGGCAGCGTCACGCTGCGCTGGGCCGGGTCCAGCACCGCCTCGGTCAGCGGCCGGGCCGCCTGCGCCTGGTTCAGCACCACGCCGCTCTGCTCCGGCACGCGGGTCAGCTTGCCGCCCTGCAGGGCGTAGCGGGCGTCGTGGGCCGGCTGGTCCAGGGTGTTGGCGATGCGCGCCAGGCTGCTCTTCACGGCGTCCTGGTCCAGTTCGATGCCGGCGGGGCGCACCCAGTACAGGTTGGCAACCTGCAGGGCGGTCAGGGTGGCGGTGCGGTCGGTGCCGGCCAGCGTGATCTGCATCGGCCGCACCAGCGCGTTGCCCTGCTCCACCACGTCGCGCAGGCTGGCCGCGCTGTACTGCGGCTCCACCGGGAGCACCGTCAGGGTCAGCGTGCGCAGCTGCGGCTGCTGGCTGAACTGCTGGGCGGCGCCCGCCACGTTCACCTGCTGCCCGCGCTGGTCCGGCGTGACCGCGTAGCGGGTGCGGTCGAAGATGATCTTGGCGTTGCGGGCCGGGCGGGTCAGGCTGCTGCTCAGCGTCGTGAGGCCCTTGACGGCTTGCGCCTGATCCACCCGCTCCATCAGCGGCAGTGGCTGCACCTTGGCCTGACCCAGGAATGCCTCTACCCGGTCCAGCACGCCCCGCTCACCGCTGGCGCGCAGCACTGCGTCCACCGTCGCTTCCAGGTCGGTCTTCCAGCCGAGCGTGCTGGCCGGCACCGTCCAGCGGTTGCCCACAGCCACCACCTGCACCTGCGGGACGGTCGCCGGCTGGGCCTGGAGTTTCGCGAGCGCCTGCTCCCGGCTGAGCCCGCCCAGGTCCAGGCCGTTGACCTGCAACCCCGGGGCGATGGTGCCGCCCCCGCTGCTGATCGCCAGGGCCAGGGCGCCGCACAGCACCGCGCCGCCCAGGCCCAGACCGAGGACAGGAAGAACGTGGCGCCGTGCAGTGGACAGGGTGCGTTCAGAAGGCATCTGCCTGACAGTCTAGCGGCTTGCGCCTGAACAGGATGAAGTGCTCTTCACGCTTGCGGCCGCCGGGTGACAGCGGCTTCATCCTTAAAGACCAGCGCAAGGGAAGGGCAAGCGCGGCTGAGCCAAGTAAATGCATCCGCCGCGCCAGGCTCTCTACAGTGACCGCAATGGAGGCCGCATGACCAGACTGAACGGCAAGGGCTCAGGTGGGGGCAACACTGTCCTGATCGTGGTGGTGGTGCTGATCATCCTCTTCCTGCTGGCGTATTTCCTGTACCTCAAGCCGCAGGGCCTGTTGAATCTCGGATTTTGAAGTCACCACACGTGAGCCCGGAACGCGGGCGGAGGCATGCATGCTCAAGGCCAGAGAACTGATCGGCAGTAAAATCGTGGCGCTGGAAAGTGGAGAGCGGGTGGAGAGCGTCCACGACCTGGTGTTCGACGAGCAAGGCAATCAGCTGCTGGCGCTGCTGGTGGACGAGGGCGGCTGGTTCCGGGGCGCGCGGGTGGTGCCGTTTCAGGACATTCGCAGCTTCGGTGAGGACGCCATCATGATCGGCTCGGTCGGCTCGGTGGTCAACGCCCAGGACGACGGCGTGGTTTCGGACGCGCTGCACAGCAAGAAGAGTCTGGTGGGCCTGAACCTGCTGACCACCGACGGCAAGGACCTGGGCCGCATCGCCGACGTGTTCTTCGACGAGACGAGCGGGCACGTGGTGGGCTACGAGGCGACCGGCGGGCTCTTCAGCGACCTGAGCGCCGGGCGCACCTTCGTGCCGGCGCCCGACAGCATCACCATCGGTGTGGAGGCGGCCATCGTCCCGGTGACGGTGGCGGCGGCCATGGAGGAGCAGCCGGCCGGCGGCCTACAGGGTGCCTTCCAGAGCGCCGGAGAGAGCCTGTCCGGCGCGGCGGGTTCGGTGGCCGAGGGCGTCCGCAGCGCGGCCGGCACCGTCTCCGAGAACGTGCGGAGTGCAGCCGACAGCGTGAGTGACGCCGCCCGCGAGCGGCAGAAGGCCTTCGTGGTCGGCAAGGTGGCGTCGCGTGACGTGGCCGCCGAGTCCGGCAGTGTGCTGGTGCACAGCGGCGAGACCATCACAGCGCTGCACGCCCAGCAGGCCGAGCAGCTGGGGCTGCTGGGCGCCCTGACCGTGGCGGCGGGCGGCGGCGCGCTGCAGGAGGCCTACAGCAGCGCCCGCGAGCAGACGCAGCAGGGCGTCAGCACTGCACGTACCACCATCGTGGAGCACTACGAGAACCTGGCGGATGCGTCCGCCGAGCGCCAGCGTGAATTTGTGATCGGCCGGATGGCCGGCGCGGACGTCGTGACGCCGGATGGCCTGGTGGTGGCGCGGCGCGGCGAGGTCATCGGCGACGCCCAGGCGCTGCTGGCCCAGGACCACGGCATGCTGGCCACCCTGGTGGCGGCGGCCACCAGCGGTCAGGTGCAGCAGAGCACCCAGGTGATCCGGGCGCAGGTTCAGGAGGCGGGGGAGTCGGTCCGTGAACACTTCCAGCCGAGCCCGGCCCGCCTGATCGGACGCCGGGTGCTGCACGACGTGTACGGCCCGCAGCGCAGTTTCATCGCGGCGCAGGGCCAGATCGTGACCGAGGCCGTGCTGAACCGGGCGCGCTTCCAGGGCCGCGAGGCCGAACTGGAAGCGGCGGTGGAAGGCAACGCGGCGCCGACCAGCGGGTCGTCGCTGCAGGACGGGGTGCAGGTGGCCGGCGACCGGTTGGCGGCCGGCGCGCAGACGGTGCGTGAGGGCGCGACCGGCCTGCTGGACCGGGCGCGCAGCTGGATCAGCGAAACCCGCGACCGGGTCAGCGAGGACGCTGAGGAACATCAGATTCTCGAGGCGCTGGGCCGCCCGGTGAACCGGGTGGTGCTGGACCGTCAGGACAACATCATCCTGAATGCCGGCGAGATCGTGACCCACAAGGCGGTGGAGCAGGCGCGGGCCGCCGGACTGCTGGACCTGCTGCTCAGCAGCGTCAGCACCGAGACGGTGATGGCCCAGACGCCGGTGGTGCCGGTGATGCCCACCGAGCCGGGCAGCGCGGCCCTGACGCCGGAAGCCCCGGTCACGCCGGCCCAGCCGTCCGTGGTGCACCCGGCGGCCGGCGACCCCAAGCCCGGCGAGACCCGCTGAGCGGTCCCGCCCCGGAAGGGGCACTGGGACACTTGCGCTTCAGACGAACTTGCTAGACTGCTGCGTGCCTTCACGTCGGCAGCCGACCCCCACCCACACGCCGCCCCCCGCTCCAGCCGCGCCAGCACTGACGCGGCTGGAGGTGCGTCGTCTGGCGACCATCGAGACGCTGGACCTGGACCTGCCCGGCGGGTTTCTGGCCTTCACCGGCGAGACCGGCGCGGGCAAGAGCATCATCGTGGACGCGCTGGGCCTGCTGCTGGGCGGGCGCGGCGGCTCGGACCTGATCCGCAGCGGCACCGACGACCTGCTGGTGACGGCTTTTTTCGGGGAGCAGGAGCAGAGCGCGTCGCGCCGCATCACGGTGCAGGGCCGCAGCACTGCCCGGCTGGACGGCGAGGTGGTGGCGGTGCGCGAACTCGGCGAGTGGACCGGCGAACGCCTGACCATCCACTGGCAGCATAGCGCCCAGAGCCTGCTGAGCCCCGCCCACCAGCGCGACCTGCTGGACCGGCAGCTTCCGGACGAACTGGCCGCCTACATCCAGGCGTACCGGGCGTGGCAGCAGGCCACCTCGCGGCTGGAGACGCTGCGCCGCAACGAGCGTGAGCGGGCCAGACAGCTGGACCTGCTGGAATTTCAGGCCAAGGAGATCGGGGACGCCGCGCCGCAGGCCGGGGAAGAGGAGCCGCTCCAGGCGGAACTGGGCCGCCTCTCCAATCTGGAAAGCATCGCGGCGGGCGCCGCCGGAGCGCTGGAGCTGCTCAGCGAGGGCGAGATCAACGCGGCCGGTCTGATCGCCGAGGCGGTGCGCTCCCTGAACAGCGGGGCGAAATACGACGAGACCTCCGCGCAGCTGCAGACCGAACTCCGGACCGCGCTGGAGGCGGTGCAGGCGGTGGTGGGTGAGCTGCGGAGTCTGGCCGAGGACAGCGCCCCGGACCCGGAGGAACTGGAACGGGTGGAGACGCGGCTGAGCCTGCTGGCCCGCCTGCGCACCAAGTACGGCCCAGAGCTGGACGACGTGCTGGAATTTCAGGCTCGGGTGGAGCAGGAACTGAGCGCGCTGAACCGCGACGAGCAGGATGCCGGCACCCTGGACGCCGAGGTGGAGCGGCTGCTGCAGGTGGTGCGCCAGCACGGGGAGCGGCTGGGGCGTGCCCGGGCCGTTCATGCCGGCCCGCTGGCGGCGCGGCTGGTGTCGGTGGTGCGCGAGCTGGGCATGCCGCATGCCCGGATGGAGTTTCAGCTGGAGCCGCTGGCCGAGCCGGGGCCGCATGGCCTGCAGGACGTGCGGCTGGTGTTCAGCGCCAACCCCGGCGAGGCGCTGGGCAGTCTGTCAGAGGTGGCCTCCGGAGGCGAGCTGTCGCGCGTGATGCTGGCGATCAGCACGGTGCTGGGGGCTGGCACCCCGGCGGTGGTGTTCGACGAGG encodes:
- a CDS encoding VanW family protein; amino-acid sequence: MPSERTLSTARRHVLPVLGLGLGGAVLCGALALAISSGGGTIAPGLQVNGLDLGGLSREQALAKLQAQPATVPQVQVVAVGNRWTVPASTLGWKTDLEATVDAVLRASGERGVLDRVEAFLGQAKVQPLPLMERVDQAQAVKGLTTLSSSLTRPARNAKIIFDRTRYAVTPDQRGQQVNVAGAAQQFSQQPQLRTLTLTVLPVEPQYSAASLRDVVEQGNALVRPMQITLAGTDRTATLTALQVANLYWVRPAGIELDQDAVKSSLARIANTLDQPAHDARYALQGGKLTRVPEQSGVVLNQAQAARPLTEAVLDPAQRSVTLPVQTSQPTLTVASLPDPHKLTLIATGTSTYYHSSVQRRTNVANAASKIDGTVVAPGGTFSFLNALGSISEDNGFVGGLIISGGRTVDGLGGGVCQVSTTTFRALYQAGLPVVERNQHSYRVGYYEPQVGFEAAVYDPGKDLRLQNDTGGPLLIRTLNNNAKSSLSVQVWGLPQTRKVSVSRAVITGHTPHPRAKYVQNPALPAGVTRQVDWAADGYNLYITRTIKDASGVRTDRTVTNYKPWQAVYEVGVRRSGSSDQ
- a CDS encoding PRC-barrel domain-containing protein gives rise to the protein MLKARELIGSKIVALESGERVESVHDLVFDEQGNQLLALLVDEGGWFRGARVVPFQDIRSFGEDAIMIGSVGSVVNAQDDGVVSDALHSKKSLVGLNLLTTDGKDLGRIADVFFDETSGHVVGYEATGGLFSDLSAGRTFVPAPDSITIGVEAAIVPVTVAAAMEEQPAGGLQGAFQSAGESLSGAAGSVAEGVRSAAGTVSENVRSAADSVSDAARERQKAFVVGKVASRDVAAESGSVLVHSGETITALHAQQAEQLGLLGALTVAAGGGALQEAYSSAREQTQQGVSTARTTIVEHYENLADASAERQREFVIGRMAGADVVTPDGLVVARRGEVIGDAQALLAQDHGMLATLVAAATSGQVQQSTQVIRAQVQEAGESVREHFQPSPARLIGRRVLHDVYGPQRSFIAAQGQIVTEAVLNRARFQGREAELEAAVEGNAAPTSGSSLQDGVQVAGDRLAAGAQTVREGATGLLDRARSWISETRDRVSEDAEEHQILEALGRPVNRVVLDRQDNIILNAGEIVTHKAVEQARAAGLLDLLLSSVSTETVMAQTPVVPVMPTEPGSAALTPEAPVTPAQPSVVHPAAGDPKPGETR
- the recN gene encoding DNA repair protein RecN — its product is MPSRRQPTPTHTPPPAPAAPALTRLEVRRLATIETLDLDLPGGFLAFTGETGAGKSIIVDALGLLLGGRGGSDLIRSGTDDLLVTAFFGEQEQSASRRITVQGRSTARLDGEVVAVRELGEWTGERLTIHWQHSAQSLLSPAHQRDLLDRQLPDELAAYIQAYRAWQQATSRLETLRRNERERARQLDLLEFQAKEIGDAAPQAGEEEPLQAELGRLSNLESIAAGAAGALELLSEGEINAAGLIAEAVRSLNSGAKYDETSAQLQTELRTALEAVQAVVGELRSLAEDSAPDPEELERVETRLSLLARLRTKYGPELDDVLEFQARVEQELSALNRDEQDAGTLDAEVERLLQVVRQHGERLGRARAVHAGPLAARLVSVVRELGMPHARMEFQLEPLAEPGPHGLQDVRLVFSANPGEALGSLSEVASGGELSRVMLAISTVLGAGTPAVVFDEVDAGIGGAAALAVAEQLYTLARDRQVLVVTHLAQIAARADHHFKVEKVLQGGRTHTSVRPLSAQERLHEIARMLSGNTSEAALQHAGELLGLSG